A single window of Alosa alosa isolate M-15738 ecotype Scorff River chromosome 11, AALO_Geno_1.1, whole genome shotgun sequence DNA harbors:
- the rbm11 gene encoding RNA binding motif protein 11 isoform X1 has product MAMPGDANKTVFVGNLDPLVKEEILYELFLQAGPVRKVTMVVEGRRRPFGFVLYKHAEAVPYAIALLNGISLYGRPLKLNFSTGSSQDPWGSFGSPGSEDRGPNIVRRGVCPQDSPIFNFSGFTPHGDCRSQDQITRGNAVCNWTPCQLPPLTPLPHQVAPNPFAGLFSSTSPLPPWRGPFWTPPLTPLPPPAPPAQEREEAPPPKEREMERERDREKPPVSVQERERDREKPPVSVQERERDREKPPVSVQERERGRERLPVPLNPKAQEVEREKEVKRRKHKRMRSRKHRHQSRHNTNT; this is encoded by the exons ATGGCGATGCCAGGCGATGCCAACAAAACTGTTTTCGTCGGAAATTTGGATCCTCTGGTAAAGGAGGAGATTCTGTACGAGCTTTTTCTGCAG GCTGGTCCGGTGAGGAAGGTGACGATGGTCGTTGAAGGCCGGCGAAGGCCGTTTGGTTTCGTGCTGTACAAGCATGCTGAGGCTGTGCCTTATGCCATCGCCCTCCTCAACGGGATCTCTCTGTACGGGAGGCCCCTCAAACTGAACTTCAGCACAG GAAGCTCACAGGACCCCTGGGGTAGCTTTGGATCTCCGGGCTCTGAGGATAGAGGACCTAACATAGTCAG gagaggagtgtgtcCCCAGGATTCTCCCATCTTTAACTTCAGTGGCTTTACTCCCCATGGCGACTGCAGATCTCAAGACCAGATCACCAGGGGAAATGCA gtCTGTAACTGGACTCCCTGTCAGCTACCCCCTCTAACCCCTCTCCCACACCAAGTTGCCCCCAACCCCTTCGCTGGACTCTTCAGTTCTACTTCCCCTCTGCCGCCCTGGCGTGGGCCTTTCTGGACGCCACCTCTAACTCCTCTGCCCCCGCCAGCACCCCCTGCACAGGAAAGGGAGGAGGCACCGCCCCCAAAGGAgcgagagatggaaagagagagagacagagagaaacctCCAGTGTCCGTtcaggaaagggagagagacagagagaaacctCCAGTGTCCGTtcaggaaagggagagagacagagagaaacctCCAGTGTCCGttcaggaaagagagaggggtagggAGAGGCTCCCAGTGCCTCTAAATCCAAAGGctcaggaggtggagagagagaaggaagtcAAACGGCGCAAACACAAGAGGATGAGAAGTAGGAAACACCGGCATCAGAGCAGACACAATACCAATacatga
- the rbm11 gene encoding RNA binding motif protein 11 isoform X2, with amino-acid sequence MAMPGDANKTVFVGNLDPLVKEEILYELFLQAGPVRKVTMVVEGRRRPFGFVLYKHAEAVPYAIALLNGISLYGRPLKLNFSTGSSQDPWGSFGSPGSEDRGPNIVRWDLSLLHGLMSA; translated from the exons ATGGCGATGCCAGGCGATGCCAACAAAACTGTTTTCGTCGGAAATTTGGATCCTCTGGTAAAGGAGGAGATTCTGTACGAGCTTTTTCTGCAG GCTGGTCCGGTGAGGAAGGTGACGATGGTCGTTGAAGGCCGGCGAAGGCCGTTTGGTTTCGTGCTGTACAAGCATGCTGAGGCTGTGCCTTATGCCATCGCCCTCCTCAACGGGATCTCTCTGTACGGGAGGCCCCTCAAACTGAACTTCAGCACAG GAAGCTCACAGGACCCCTGGGGTAGCTTTGGATCTCCGGGCTCTGAGGATAGAGGACCTAACATAGTCAGGTGGGATCTGTCTCTTCTGCATGGCCTCATGTCTGCCTAG
- the lipia gene encoding lipase member H: protein MFPFCLLALLGTSCMWDPGSAEECASFTDLDLHHSIAGTSLDVRLLLYTRANDTCARILNHLSPFSQPELNANRSTTFIIHGYRPTGSPPGWYDLLAKLLLERDDLNVIVVDWNRGAANINYWAAVKNTRKAADNMTTFILKMKERGTPLSAFHLIGVSLGAHISGFIGTNLNGSIGRITALDPAGPEFTGKPPDSRLDPTDAQFVDAVHTDMDALGFRKPLGHIDYYPNGGGDQPGCPKTILAGSEYFKCDHQRSVYLFMNSINQTCNLIAYPCESYLDFLDGKCLDCEKFGGEGCPSLGYDAIKWKNSLVKRGQTMTFFSTNNWSPFCKTLYRVDIVTWNLETRWGFLTLKLHSKDQETEAKIDHKAAEFKLYTEKSLLAQFDRDLQPVERVSISFSTGNVLQPRYKLRVLRIRLTPLHDSNRTTLCRYDLLLEEKKEVIFRPIPCENTNF from the exons ATGTTTCCCTTCTGCCTCTTGGCTCTACTGGGGACATCATGTATGTGGGACCCAG GTTCAGCTGAGGAGTGTGCCAGCTTCACAGATCTGGACCTCCACCACTCCATCGCAGGCACCAGTCTGGATGTGCGGCTCCTCTTGTACACCCGTGCCAACGACACCTGTGCCCGCATACTGAACCACCTAAGTCCCTTCTCCCAGCCAGAGCTGAATGCCAACCGGTCCACCACCTTCATCATCCACGGGTACCGACCCACCGGCTCCCCGCCGGGCTGGTACGACCTGCTGGCAAAGCTGCTGTTGGAGCGGGACGACCTCAACGTAATCGTGGTGGACTGGAACCGCGGTGCCGCCAACATCAATTACTGGGCTGCGGTGAAGAACACAAGGAAGGCGGCGGACAACATGACCACCTTCATACTGAAGATGAAG GAGCGTGGCACCCCTCTGAGTGCGTTCCATCTGATTGGTGTGAGTCTGGGGGCTCACATCTCTGGGTTCATCGGTACCAACCTCAATGGCTCCATCGGCAGGATCACAG CATTGGACCCAGCAGGGCCGGAGTTTACGGGCAAGCCCCCCGATAGCCGCCTGGACCCCACAGACGCTCAGTTTGTGGATGCCGTTCACACAGACATGGATG CGCTGGGCTTCCGTAAGCCACTGGGTCATATAGACTACTACCCCAACGGAGGAGGAGACCAACCAGGATGCCCCAAAACCATTCTAGCTG GATCCGAATATTTTAAATGTGACCACCAGAGGTCAGTGTATTTGTTCATGAACTCCATCAACCAGACGTGTAACCTGATTGCTTACCCGTGTGAATCCTACTTGGACTTCCTTGACGGGAAATGTCTGGATTGTGAGAAGTTCGGTGGAGAAGGCTGTCCATCGTTGG GTTACGATGCCATCAAGTGGAAAAACAGTCTGGTCAAACGGGGACAAACAATGACCTTCTTCAGTACAAACAACTGGTCCCCATTTTGCa AGACCCTTTACCGGGTGGACATTGTGACATGGAACCTTGAGACACGCTGGGGGTTCCTGACGCTGAAACTGCACAGTAAAGATCAGGAGACCGAGGCCAAGATAGACCA CAAAGCAGCTGAGTTTAAACTCTACACAGAGAAAAGCCTGCTGGCCCAGTTTGACAGAGACTTGCAGCCTGTGGAGCGGGTGTCCATCAGCTTCTCGACAGGAAATGTCCTGCAGCCACGCTACAAGTTGCGTGTGCTCCGCATCCGCCTCACTCCTCTGCATGACTCTAACAG GACAACACTGTGTCGGTATGATCTCCTgctggaggagaagaaagaggtgATTTTCAGGCCTATTCCCTGTGAAAACACCAACTTCTGA
- the si:dkey-71d15.2 gene encoding SH3 domain-containing kinase-binding protein 1 has product MGNYSSALTADIEDFKAIISSGSPSARRRGTIRRSQSEILLSSSQSPISDSFPPVMPCDESQTPEPEETNGPDLLALKFLNVVDAPFASASASPPSTPASPTLSSVGSDTRAGGRSSVSVTPSPASSPPSLFSGALSAVLHQPGATLRVTPSGSPILDQLKLQLREMRDDLELLKSQHKKEVKLLMSELDEEKRIRLSLQVEVDKIKKQLSKSS; this is encoded by the exons ATGGGCAACTACAGTTCGGCTCTTACTGCTG ATATTGAAGACTTTAAAGCCATCATATCCTCTGGAAGCCCATCCGCCAGGAGACGGGGCACCATTCGCAGGTCCCAATCAGAGATCCTCCTATCA TCCTCCCAGTCCCCAATCTCTGACTCGTTCCCGCCTGTAATGCCCTGTGATGAGTCACAGACACCTGAGCCAGAGGAGACTAATGGACCCGACCTGCTGGCCCTCAAGTTCCTCAATGTGGTGGACGCCCCA TTTGCTAGTGCCAGCGCCAGTCCTCCCTCGACGCCTGCCTCTCCGACGCTCTCTTCAGTTGGTTCTGATACCAGGGCAGGGGGTAGAAGCAGCGTCAGTGTTACCCCCTCCCCGGCCTCCTCGCCCCCGTCTCTGTTCTCTGGGGCGCTCTCGGCCGTCCTCCACCAGCCGGGGGCGACTCTGAGGGTCACCCCCTCTGGATCCCCGATTCTGGATCAGCTCAAGCTGCAGctcagagagatgagagatgaccTGGAGCTGCTCAAGAGCCAACACAA gaaagaGGTGAAACTGCTGATGAGTGAGCtggatgaggagaagaggattCGCCTCTCTCTGCAG GTGGAGGTGGACAAAATCAAGAAGCAACTGTCTAAATCTTCATGA